The Methanomassiliicoccales archaeon genome includes a region encoding these proteins:
- the nifV gene encoding homocitrate synthase, which translates to MMKDKQLVIAKLSKSPINICDTTLRDGEQAAGIVFANIEKIRIAKLLDEIGVQQIEAGIPAMGGDEKKCVKKIAQLGLNASVLGWNRANIEDISHSIDCDVDAVAVSMSSSDIHIEHKLRKTREWVIERLVESIEYAKSHGLYISANAEDASRADKEFLIQFAKAAEDAGADRLRYCDTLGILEPRGTFDAIASLIKEVDLEIEMHTHNDFGMATANAIAGVQAGATFVSTTVLGIGERTGNAPLEEIVMAAKHLLKIDTGIETQRFREIAEYVARAAGRTIPDWKPIVGSNCFAHEAGIHTDGVMKYLSNYEPYSPEEVGMTRKIIIGKHSGRHTIIQVLRSKGIEIDEKTATDLLELVRATSIALKRSLSENELVYIYQDYKAGMFEKE; encoded by the coding sequence ATGATGAAGGATAAGCAACTAGTCATTGCCAAATTGAGCAAGAGCCCGATCAATATTTGCGACACCACCCTGAGGGATGGAGAACAGGCAGCGGGCATAGTCTTTGCGAACATCGAGAAGATCAGAATTGCAAAGCTGCTTGATGAAATTGGTGTCCAGCAAATTGAAGCTGGAATCCCAGCAATGGGTGGTGATGAGAAGAAATGTGTGAAGAAAATCGCGCAACTTGGCCTCAACGCGTCTGTGCTGGGTTGGAATCGGGCAAATATCGAAGATATTTCGCACAGCATTGACTGTGATGTCGATGCAGTTGCGGTCTCCATGTCCTCTTCCGATATTCATATTGAACACAAATTGAGGAAAACTAGAGAGTGGGTTATCGAGCGATTGGTCGAATCAATCGAGTATGCAAAATCCCATGGCCTCTACATTTCGGCGAACGCTGAGGACGCTTCCCGTGCAGATAAAGAGTTTCTCATTCAATTTGCCAAGGCGGCCGAGGATGCTGGTGCTGACAGACTCCGCTATTGCGATACCCTGGGTATATTGGAGCCACGTGGGACTTTCGATGCGATTGCATCACTTATTAAAGAAGTCGATTTAGAGATTGAGATGCACACACATAACGACTTCGGTATGGCGACGGCTAATGCCATCGCCGGTGTCCAGGCTGGTGCGACGTTTGTGAGTACAACGGTTCTCGGTATCGGAGAAAGGACAGGGAACGCCCCCCTTGAAGAAATCGTTATGGCGGCAAAGCATCTGCTTAAGATCGATACAGGGATCGAGACGCAAAGGTTCCGCGAGATTGCAGAGTACGTGGCGCGAGCTGCTGGTAGGACAATACCCGATTGGAAACCAATTGTCGGTTCGAACTGCTTCGCACACGAAGCGGGAATTCACACTGATGGTGTGATGAAGTACCTCAGCAACTATGAGCCCTACTCCCCAGAAGAAGTTGGAATGACTAGGAAGATCATCATCGGCAAGCATTCGGGGCGGCACACTATTATTCAAGTTCTCAGGTCCAAAGGCATTGAGATCGACGAGAAGACAGCGACTGATCTTTTAGAACTTGTTAGGGCGACGTCGATCGCCCTAAAACGGAGCCTCTCTGAAAACGAGCTTGTTTATATCTATCAGGATTATAAGGCTGGCATGTTCGAAAAAGAATAA